One segment of Thermococcus sp. AM4 DNA contains the following:
- a CDS encoding serine/threonine protein kinase yields MFDHLIPERIRDNLFRELSGLGIEALQPYSKGTTSVVFLGRLGEKRVIVKLQRPDSPRDNFSREAGILEAIAPFGVSPPLITRGRIENLSYIVREFAEGEPILYAEVEKRHLFQIAEKTALLDRLYLDHGQIQGGKHIIIGDRVYIIDFEKANWRKPNNLTSAMAMLFIGKNAISRRLYERFNLDESFREAMKSALRLYKREGKLSAVLDVLATL; encoded by the coding sequence ATGTTCGACCACCTGATACCCGAGCGCATAAGGGATAACCTCTTCCGGGAGCTTTCGGGGCTTGGAATCGAGGCCCTCCAGCCGTACTCCAAGGGCACGACCAGCGTCGTTTTTCTCGGGAGGCTCGGGGAAAAGAGGGTAATCGTCAAGCTCCAGAGGCCGGATTCACCCAGGGACAACTTCTCGAGGGAAGCTGGAATACTCGAGGCCATAGCACCCTTCGGGGTTTCACCCCCGCTCATCACACGGGGCAGGATAGAGAATCTGAGCTACATCGTTCGAGAGTTCGCTGAGGGGGAGCCGATCCTTTACGCCGAGGTCGAGAAGAGGCACCTCTTCCAGATAGCGGAGAAAACTGCCTTACTTGACAGGCTTTACCTCGATCACGGCCAGATCCAGGGGGGCAAGCACATCATAATCGGCGATCGCGTTTACATCATCGACTTCGAGAAGGCCAACTGGAGGAAGCCCAACAACCTGACCTCGGCGATGGCAATGCTCTTCATAGGGAAGAACGCGATATCCAGGAGGCTTTATGAGAGGTTCAACCTCGACGAGAGCTTTCGAGAGGCTATGAAAAGCGCCCTTAGACTCTACAAGAGGGAGGGGAAGCTCTCAGCCGTGCTGGACGTTCTGGCCACCCTTTGA
- a CDS encoding Lrp/AsnC family transcriptional regulator — protein MVTAFILMVTAAGKEREVMEKLLAMPEVKEAYVVYGEYDLVVKVETDTLKDLDQFITEKIRRMPEIQMTSTMIAI, from the coding sequence ATGGTGACGGCTTTTATTTTGATGGTTACGGCCGCTGGAAAGGAAAGGGAGGTTATGGAGAAGCTTCTCGCCATGCCAGAGGTTAAAGAGGCCTACGTTGTTTACGGCGAGTACGACCTCGTTGTTAAGGTCGAGACCGACACGCTCAAGGACCTTGACCAGTTCATAACGGAAAAGATAAGGCGCATGCCGGAAATCCAGATGACCTCGACGATGATAGCGATCTGA
- a CDS encoding TIGR00153 family protein, which produces MQVWTKLFAKSPFKPLIKHAEVVIETVETLERALQAWRAGNYGEMERLAVEVDRLEDVADRIKEEIRDSLSSRLMMAVAREDVLIYLHMQDKVADAAEDTAKWLLVKRPGDIPEEIKDVILRMGQESIKAAKLVYEAIVQMDRVIESGFAEKEIEREYGLIREIEGVEKNIDGLDTELMRLVFRNEDRLTWGDGTYILNIARTLSNISDKAKDAAERIRLMMNK; this is translated from the coding sequence ATGCAGGTGTGGACGAAGCTCTTCGCGAAGAGCCCCTTCAAACCCCTCATAAAGCACGCGGAAGTGGTCATCGAGACCGTTGAAACCCTTGAGAGGGCCCTCCAGGCGTGGCGTGCCGGAAACTACGGGGAGATGGAGAGGCTCGCGGTTGAGGTCGACCGGCTCGAGGACGTGGCCGACAGGATAAAGGAGGAGATAAGGGACTCGCTCAGTTCGAGGCTCATGATGGCCGTTGCCAGGGAGGACGTGCTCATATACCTCCACATGCAGGACAAGGTTGCCGACGCCGCCGAGGACACCGCCAAGTGGCTGCTCGTGAAGAGACCGGGGGATATACCGGAGGAGATCAAGGACGTGATACTCAGGATGGGGCAGGAGAGCATCAAGGCCGCGAAGCTCGTTTACGAGGCCATAGTCCAGATGGACCGGGTCATAGAGAGCGGCTTTGCCGAGAAGGAGATCGAGAGGGAGTACGGGCTCATCAGGGAGATCGAGGGGGTTGAGAAGAACATAGACGGCCTTGACACCGAGCTGATGAGGCTCGTCTTCAGAAACGAGGACAGGCTGACGTGGGGCGACGGAACCTACATTCTCAACATCGCGAGAACGCTCAGCAACATCTCGGACAAGGCCAAAGACGCCGCCGAGAGGATAAGGCTGATGATGAACAAGTGA
- a CDS encoding inorganic phosphate transporter, with translation MDPWLLVTIVVGFAMAWAIGANDAANSMSTAVGAGAITAKQAVLIAGVLEFTGAYFFGKSVTETIRKGIIYPDRITDPNVLIYGSVAALLAATVWLIIATKFGLPVSTTHSIIGGIVGYGIVYAGLSIVNWGKMTQVVLSWILSPIVGAVMAYLVFKALTRSIFQAEDPVRNSRIWSPFWIGLAFVVIGTMFYLKVLHGKDLATGVVKYGLPAGFAVFLILYAVLRVRFPSSDPFIGVESVFKRVQVLTSGYVALAHGANDVANAIGPVAAVYAVASMGLSGMKVPVPRWILAMGGLGIAVGVATYGYRVMETVGKRITELTNTRGFTIDFSAATVVLVASWLGLPISTTHTVVGAVIGIGLARGVKAINKDIVRDIVISWFVTVPVAAVISALIFEVLMLAG, from the coding sequence ATGGATCCATGGTTGCTCGTCACGATCGTCGTCGGTTTCGCGATGGCCTGGGCGATTGGTGCCAACGATGCCGCGAACTCCATGAGCACCGCCGTTGGGGCGGGCGCGATAACGGCAAAGCAGGCCGTTTTGATAGCTGGAGTTCTTGAGTTCACCGGTGCTTATTTCTTCGGGAAGAGCGTTACGGAGACGATACGCAAGGGCATTATCTACCCGGACAGGATAACGGACCCGAACGTTCTCATCTACGGTTCGGTTGCGGCCCTGCTCGCCGCGACCGTATGGCTGATAATCGCGACCAAGTTCGGCCTTCCGGTTTCAACGACCCATTCGATAATCGGCGGTATAGTCGGCTACGGAATCGTCTACGCGGGGCTTTCCATCGTCAACTGGGGCAAGATGACGCAGGTTGTGCTCAGCTGGATACTCTCCCCGATCGTCGGTGCGGTCATGGCCTACCTCGTGTTCAAGGCTCTGACGAGGAGCATCTTTCAGGCAGAGGATCCAGTTAGGAACTCGCGTATCTGGTCTCCCTTCTGGATCGGGCTGGCCTTCGTGGTCATCGGCACGATGTTCTACCTCAAGGTCCTCCACGGGAAGGACCTCGCGACCGGGGTTGTGAAATACGGCCTTCCAGCCGGTTTTGCAGTTTTTCTGATCCTCTACGCGGTTCTGCGGGTGAGGTTCCCGAGCAGCGATCCATTCATCGGCGTGGAGAGCGTCTTCAAAAGGGTTCAGGTTTTAACATCAGGCTACGTGGCTTTGGCTCACGGTGCGAACGACGTTGCCAACGCCATAGGGCCAGTTGCGGCCGTTTACGCGGTGGCTTCGATGGGACTGAGCGGCATGAAGGTTCCAGTGCCCAGGTGGATTCTGGCCATGGGAGGCCTTGGCATAGCGGTTGGGGTTGCCACCTACGGCTACCGCGTTATGGAGACAGTCGGTAAGAGGATAACGGAGCTGACGAACACTCGCGGCTTTACGATCGACTTCTCGGCCGCAACAGTGGTTCTCGTTGCCAGCTGGCTGGGCCTTCCGATTTCGACCACTCACACCGTCGTCGGGGCGGTCATAGGGATAGGGCTTGCGAGGGGAGTAAAGGCAATAAACAAGGACATCGTGCGTGACATAGTAATTTCGTGGTTCGTGACCGTTCCCGTTGCGGCGGTTATAAGCGCCCTCATCTTCGAGGTTTTGATGCTCGCGGGGTGA